In one window of Syngnathus scovelli strain Florida chromosome 22, RoL_Ssco_1.2, whole genome shotgun sequence DNA:
- the LOC137839495 gene encoding centrosomal protein of 83 kDa-like isoform X15, with protein MYRKKGGQGFSIMVFNFPYSIYIKMDASNLPMVPATGMELHHMLSDLQGKCETYKSNYNVLKIEHSSLQDELLHIQGEVKRLHGQQDKLQLQLAERSRELLNQKREMEELRLQVMTPKRLELLRTQVQQELEAPVRQRFNKLEEEREKYRSEFNKLRYAFTMLNSQFEHQKEEHVGVLEGQKMRYEVEIAYLKKEKENLAARFKNVDPLYERKQVEFLLKEKTQLTMLLKGLQAEVDELQAKKDNSDQQVECIQLSQNRQLTESQAMVKSLESERQCMSMRLERMESKLHLSLEQNNQLTGQLHKIKREVNSLTCQIERLKLSHKIELDNAKLEFNRSKGEVERECDSLRAQKESKLIFFVAFHAHGRTFISDTSGQCLNCVSSGLQIEVVDLKAMLERHNELLVAKEMEMVRKVKSVCDEEMYKTTALLEEKLELEQRVLEFEQQKTMQEMNMQTQKDEWQDHLQMAHKREESVRKELQSLRAKLKQQSGHLEELERHKAEVSDLKEKNQELYSHLGALSRSEAELMEANDRLREKVDIMRENIRRGAERLVEHSKEREAKLEDKYTQLKDKLQRAASAEKRRDLEEKKEQSLLSTIRMLREQIDELKQDGASANKQL; from the exons ATGTATAGAAAAAAAGGAGGACAAGGCTTCTCTATAATGGTCTTCAATTTCCCCTATTCAA TTTATATCAAAATGGACGCTTCCAACCTGCCGATGGTTCCTGCGACCGGGATGGAGCTTCATCACATGCTGTCTGATCTTCAGGGGAAGTGTGAAACCTACAAATCAAATTACAACGTTCTCAAGATAGAACATTCCAG TTTGCAGGATGAGCTATTGCATATTCAGGGGGAAGTCAAACGTCTCCATGGCCAGCAGGATAAGCTCCAATTACAGTTGGCTGAGCGATCAAGAGAACTTCTCAATCAAAAAAGGGAGATGGAGGAGCTTCGGCTGCAg GTGATGACTCCAAAACGTCTGGAGTTGCTCAGAACTCAAGTGCAGCAGGAGTTAGAAGCTCCAGTCCGACAACGTTTCAACAAATTGGAAGAG GAGAGAGAAAAGTATCGCTCCGAGTTCAACAAGCTCCGCTACGCCTTCACCATGCTCAATTCTCAATTTGAACACCAAAAGGAGGAACACGTCGGTGTACTGGAAGGCCAGAAGATGCGTTATGAGGTGGAG ATTGCTTATCTGAAGAAAGAGAAGGAGAATCTGGCGGCGCGGTTCAAGAACGTAGATCCGCTGTacgaaaggaagcaagtggagtTTCTGCTCAAGGAGAAAACGCAGCTCACCATGTTGCTGAAAGGTCTTCAGGCGGAGGTGGACGAGCTGCAAGCGAAGAAGGACAACTCGGACCAGCAGGTGGAATGCATCCAGCTTTCTCAGAACAGACAACTTACCGAGTCTCAGGCCATGGTGAAGTCGCTGGAG TCAGAGCGCCAGTGCATGTCGATGCGACTGGAGCGTATGGAGAGCAAACTTCATCTCAGCCTGGAGCAGAACAACCAGCTCACCGGACAACTGCATAAAATTAAAAGAGAAGTGAATTCCCTCACCTGCCAG ATTGAACGCCTGAAGCTGTCACACAAGATCGAGTTGGACAACGCCAAACTGGAATTCAACCGCTCCAAAGGCGAGGTGGAGAGGGAGTGTGATTCGCTGAGAGCCCAGAAGGAAagtaaattgattttttttgtagcttttcATGCTCATGGAAGGACATTTATTTCAGATACTAGTGGCCAATGTTTGAATTGCGTGTCCTCAGGTCTGCAAATAGAGGTGGTGGATTTAAAGGCAATGCTGGAGAGACACAATGAGCTTCTTGTGGCGAAAGAAatggagatggtcagaaaggtgAAGTCTGTCTGTGATGAGGAGATGTACAAGACTACTGCCTTGCTGGAGGAAAA gctGGAGTTGGAGCAACGTGTGTTGGAGTTTGAACAGCAGAAGACGATGCAGGAGATGAACATGCAAACCCAGAAAGACGAATGGCAGGACCACCTTCAGATGGCCCATAAGAGAGAAGAGTCTGTTCGGAAAGAGCTTCAAAGCCTCAG AGCTAAATTAAAGCAGCAAAGTGGTCAtctggaggagctggagagACACAAAGCAGAAGTGAGTGACTTAAAGGAGA AAAACCAGGAACTCTACTCCCACCTGGGGGCGCTGTCACGGTCTGAAGCGGAGCTGATGGAAGCAAATGATCGTCTGAGGGAAAAAGTGGACATCATGAGGGAGAACATCCGTCGCGGGGCAGAAAG GCTGGTGGAGCACAGTAAGGAGCGAGAAGCTAAGCTAGAAGATAAATACACTCAGCTGAAAGACAAACTGCAGAGAGCAGCGTCTGCTGAGAAG CGGcgagacctggaggagaaaaaagAGCAGAGCTTGCTAAGTACCATCCGAATGCTGAGGGAGCAAATAGATGAACTCAAACAGGACGGTGCTTCAGCCAACAA GCAATTGTGA
- the LOC137839495 gene encoding centrosomal protein of 83 kDa-like isoform X14, which produces MYRKKGGQGFSIMVFNFPYSIYIKMDASNLPMVPATGMELHHMLSDLQGKCETYKSNYNVLKIEHSSLQDELLHIQGEVKRLHGQQDKLQLQLAERSRELLNQKREMEELRLQVMTPKRLELLRTQVQQELEAPVRQRFNKLEEEREKYRSEFNKLRYAFTMLNSQFEHQKEEHVGVLEGQKMRYEVEIAYLKKEKENLAARFKNVDPLYERKQVEFLLKEKTQLTMLLKGLQAEVDELQAKKDNSDQQVECIQLSQNRQLTESQAMVKSLESERQCMSMRLERMESKLHLSLEQNNQLTGQLHKIKREVNSLTCQIERLKLSHKIELDNAKLEFNRSKGEVERECDSLRAQKESKLIFFVAFHAHGRTFISDTSGQCLNCVSSGLQIEVVDLKAMLERHNELLVAKEMEMVRKVKSVCDEEMYKTTALLEEKLELEQRVLEFEQQKTMQEMNMQTQKDEWQDHLQMAHKREESVRKELQSLRAKLKQQSGHLEELERHKAEVSDLKEKNQELYSHLGALSRSEAELMEANDRLREKVDIMRENIRRGAERLVEHSKEREAKLEDKYTQLKDKLQRAASAEKKRRDLEEKKEQSLLSTIRMLREQIDELKQDGASANKQL; this is translated from the exons ATGTATAGAAAAAAAGGAGGACAAGGCTTCTCTATAATGGTCTTCAATTTCCCCTATTCAA TTTATATCAAAATGGACGCTTCCAACCTGCCGATGGTTCCTGCGACCGGGATGGAGCTTCATCACATGCTGTCTGATCTTCAGGGGAAGTGTGAAACCTACAAATCAAATTACAACGTTCTCAAGATAGAACATTCCAG TTTGCAGGATGAGCTATTGCATATTCAGGGGGAAGTCAAACGTCTCCATGGCCAGCAGGATAAGCTCCAATTACAGTTGGCTGAGCGATCAAGAGAACTTCTCAATCAAAAAAGGGAGATGGAGGAGCTTCGGCTGCAg GTGATGACTCCAAAACGTCTGGAGTTGCTCAGAACTCAAGTGCAGCAGGAGTTAGAAGCTCCAGTCCGACAACGTTTCAACAAATTGGAAGAG GAGAGAGAAAAGTATCGCTCCGAGTTCAACAAGCTCCGCTACGCCTTCACCATGCTCAATTCTCAATTTGAACACCAAAAGGAGGAACACGTCGGTGTACTGGAAGGCCAGAAGATGCGTTATGAGGTGGAG ATTGCTTATCTGAAGAAAGAGAAGGAGAATCTGGCGGCGCGGTTCAAGAACGTAGATCCGCTGTacgaaaggaagcaagtggagtTTCTGCTCAAGGAGAAAACGCAGCTCACCATGTTGCTGAAAGGTCTTCAGGCGGAGGTGGACGAGCTGCAAGCGAAGAAGGACAACTCGGACCAGCAGGTGGAATGCATCCAGCTTTCTCAGAACAGACAACTTACCGAGTCTCAGGCCATGGTGAAGTCGCTGGAG TCAGAGCGCCAGTGCATGTCGATGCGACTGGAGCGTATGGAGAGCAAACTTCATCTCAGCCTGGAGCAGAACAACCAGCTCACCGGACAACTGCATAAAATTAAAAGAGAAGTGAATTCCCTCACCTGCCAG ATTGAACGCCTGAAGCTGTCACACAAGATCGAGTTGGACAACGCCAAACTGGAATTCAACCGCTCCAAAGGCGAGGTGGAGAGGGAGTGTGATTCGCTGAGAGCCCAGAAGGAAagtaaattgattttttttgtagcttttcATGCTCATGGAAGGACATTTATTTCAGATACTAGTGGCCAATGTTTGAATTGCGTGTCCTCAGGTCTGCAAATAGAGGTGGTGGATTTAAAGGCAATGCTGGAGAGACACAATGAGCTTCTTGTGGCGAAAGAAatggagatggtcagaaaggtgAAGTCTGTCTGTGATGAGGAGATGTACAAGACTACTGCCTTGCTGGAGGAAAA gctGGAGTTGGAGCAACGTGTGTTGGAGTTTGAACAGCAGAAGACGATGCAGGAGATGAACATGCAAACCCAGAAAGACGAATGGCAGGACCACCTTCAGATGGCCCATAAGAGAGAAGAGTCTGTTCGGAAAGAGCTTCAAAGCCTCAG AGCTAAATTAAAGCAGCAAAGTGGTCAtctggaggagctggagagACACAAAGCAGAAGTGAGTGACTTAAAGGAGA AAAACCAGGAACTCTACTCCCACCTGGGGGCGCTGTCACGGTCTGAAGCGGAGCTGATGGAAGCAAATGATCGTCTGAGGGAAAAAGTGGACATCATGAGGGAGAACATCCGTCGCGGGGCAGAAAG GCTGGTGGAGCACAGTAAGGAGCGAGAAGCTAAGCTAGAAGATAAATACACTCAGCTGAAAGACAAACTGCAGAGAGCAGCGTCTGCTGAGAAGAAG CGGcgagacctggaggagaaaaaagAGCAGAGCTTGCTAAGTACCATCCGAATGCTGAGGGAGCAAATAGATGAACTCAAACAGGACGGTGCTTCAGCCAACAA GCAATTGTGA
- the LOC137839495 gene encoding centrosomal protein of 83 kDa-like isoform X1, with protein sequence MYRKKGGQGFSIMVFNFPYSIYIKMDASNLPMVPATGMELHHMLSDLQGKCETYKSNYNVLKIEHSSLQDELLHIQGEVKRLHGQQDKLQLQLAERSRELLNQKREMEELRLQVMTPKRLELLRTQVQQELEAPVRQRFNKLEEEREKYRSEFNKLRYAFTMLNSQFEHQKEEHVGVLEGQKMRYEVEIAYLKKEKENLAARFKNVDPLYERKQVEFLLKEKTQLTMLLKGLQAEVDELQAKKDNSDQQVECIQLSQNRQLTESQAMVKSLESERQCMSMRLERMESKLHLSLEQNNQLTGQLHKIKREVNSLTCQIERLKLSHKIELDNAKLEFNRSKGEVERECDSLRAQKESKLIFFVAFHAHGRTFISDTSGQCLNCVSSGLQIEVVDLKAMLERHNELLVAKEMEMVRKVKSVCDEEMYKTTALLEEKLELEQRVLEFEQQKTMQEMNMQTQKDEWQDHLQMAHKREESVRKELQSLRAKLKQQSGHLEELERHKAEVSDLKEKNQELYSHLGALSRSEAELMEANDRLREKVDIMRENIRRGAERLVEHSKEREAKLEDKYTQLKDKLQRAASAEKKRRDLEEKKEQSLLSTIRMLREQIDELKQDGASANKRLMDYQQRHNEFQRLLMCSNGSFSVGTAQITSPTRPALGSEMMLSNVQQEEEEQRETNPARPAFHSPGVRSFATRWVEFV encoded by the exons ATGTATAGAAAAAAAGGAGGACAAGGCTTCTCTATAATGGTCTTCAATTTCCCCTATTCAA TTTATATCAAAATGGACGCTTCCAACCTGCCGATGGTTCCTGCGACCGGGATGGAGCTTCATCACATGCTGTCTGATCTTCAGGGGAAGTGTGAAACCTACAAATCAAATTACAACGTTCTCAAGATAGAACATTCCAG TTTGCAGGATGAGCTATTGCATATTCAGGGGGAAGTCAAACGTCTCCATGGCCAGCAGGATAAGCTCCAATTACAGTTGGCTGAGCGATCAAGAGAACTTCTCAATCAAAAAAGGGAGATGGAGGAGCTTCGGCTGCAg GTGATGACTCCAAAACGTCTGGAGTTGCTCAGAACTCAAGTGCAGCAGGAGTTAGAAGCTCCAGTCCGACAACGTTTCAACAAATTGGAAGAG GAGAGAGAAAAGTATCGCTCCGAGTTCAACAAGCTCCGCTACGCCTTCACCATGCTCAATTCTCAATTTGAACACCAAAAGGAGGAACACGTCGGTGTACTGGAAGGCCAGAAGATGCGTTATGAGGTGGAG ATTGCTTATCTGAAGAAAGAGAAGGAGAATCTGGCGGCGCGGTTCAAGAACGTAGATCCGCTGTacgaaaggaagcaagtggagtTTCTGCTCAAGGAGAAAACGCAGCTCACCATGTTGCTGAAAGGTCTTCAGGCGGAGGTGGACGAGCTGCAAGCGAAGAAGGACAACTCGGACCAGCAGGTGGAATGCATCCAGCTTTCTCAGAACAGACAACTTACCGAGTCTCAGGCCATGGTGAAGTCGCTGGAG TCAGAGCGCCAGTGCATGTCGATGCGACTGGAGCGTATGGAGAGCAAACTTCATCTCAGCCTGGAGCAGAACAACCAGCTCACCGGACAACTGCATAAAATTAAAAGAGAAGTGAATTCCCTCACCTGCCAG ATTGAACGCCTGAAGCTGTCACACAAGATCGAGTTGGACAACGCCAAACTGGAATTCAACCGCTCCAAAGGCGAGGTGGAGAGGGAGTGTGATTCGCTGAGAGCCCAGAAGGAAagtaaattgattttttttgtagcttttcATGCTCATGGAAGGACATTTATTTCAGATACTAGTGGCCAATGTTTGAATTGCGTGTCCTCAGGTCTGCAAATAGAGGTGGTGGATTTAAAGGCAATGCTGGAGAGACACAATGAGCTTCTTGTGGCGAAAGAAatggagatggtcagaaaggtgAAGTCTGTCTGTGATGAGGAGATGTACAAGACTACTGCCTTGCTGGAGGAAAA gctGGAGTTGGAGCAACGTGTGTTGGAGTTTGAACAGCAGAAGACGATGCAGGAGATGAACATGCAAACCCAGAAAGACGAATGGCAGGACCACCTTCAGATGGCCCATAAGAGAGAAGAGTCTGTTCGGAAAGAGCTTCAAAGCCTCAG AGCTAAATTAAAGCAGCAAAGTGGTCAtctggaggagctggagagACACAAAGCAGAAGTGAGTGACTTAAAGGAGA AAAACCAGGAACTCTACTCCCACCTGGGGGCGCTGTCACGGTCTGAAGCGGAGCTGATGGAAGCAAATGATCGTCTGAGGGAAAAAGTGGACATCATGAGGGAGAACATCCGTCGCGGGGCAGAAAG GCTGGTGGAGCACAGTAAGGAGCGAGAAGCTAAGCTAGAAGATAAATACACTCAGCTGAAAGACAAACTGCAGAGAGCAGCGTCTGCTGAGAAGAAG CGGcgagacctggaggagaaaaaagAGCAGAGCTTGCTAAGTACCATCCGAATGCTGAGGGAGCAAATAGATGAACTCAAACAGGACGGTGCTTCAGCCAACAA AAGGTTGATGGACTATCAGCAGCGGCACAACGAATTCCAACGCCTTCTGATGTGCAGCAACGGTTCTTTCAGCGTCGGCACGGCCCAAATCACCTCGCCGACCCGCCCCGCCCTCGGGTCTGAGATGATGCTCTCCAATGTGCAA caagaggaggaggagcagagagaaaccaacccagctcgcccagcgttccattctcctggcgtacgttcgttcgcgacaagatgggttgagttcgtctga
- the LOC137839495 gene encoding centrosomal protein of 83 kDa-like isoform X18: MYRKKGGQGFSIMVFNFPYSIYIKMDASNLPMVPATGMELHHMLSDLQGKCETYKSNYNVLKIEHSSLQDELLHIQGEVKRLHGQQDKLQLQLAERSRELLNQKREMEELRLQVMTPKRLELLRTQVQQELEAPVRQRFNKLEEEREKYRSEFNKLRYAFTMLNSQFEHQKEEHVGVLEGQKMRYEVEIAYLKKEKENLAARFKNVDPLYERKQVEFLLKEKTQLTMLLKGLQAEVDELQAKKDNSDQQVECIQLSQNRQLTESQAMVKSLESERQCMSMRLERMESKLHLSLEQNNQLTGQLHKIKREVNSLTCQIERLKLSHKIELDNAKLEFNRSKGEVERECDSLRAQKESKLIFFVAFHAHGRTFISDTSGQCLNCVSSGLQIEVVDLKAMLERHNELLVAKEMEMVRKVKSVCDEEMYKTTALLEEKLELEQRVLEFEQQKTMQEMNMQTQKDEWQDHLQMAHKREESVRKELQSLRAKLKQQSGHLEELERHKAEVSDLKEKNQELYSHLGALSRSEAELMEANDRLREKVDIMRENIRRGAERLVEHSKEREAKLEDKYTQLKDKLQRAASAEKKAIVTSPEG, from the exons ATGTATAGAAAAAAAGGAGGACAAGGCTTCTCTATAATGGTCTTCAATTTCCCCTATTCAA TTTATATCAAAATGGACGCTTCCAACCTGCCGATGGTTCCTGCGACCGGGATGGAGCTTCATCACATGCTGTCTGATCTTCAGGGGAAGTGTGAAACCTACAAATCAAATTACAACGTTCTCAAGATAGAACATTCCAG TTTGCAGGATGAGCTATTGCATATTCAGGGGGAAGTCAAACGTCTCCATGGCCAGCAGGATAAGCTCCAATTACAGTTGGCTGAGCGATCAAGAGAACTTCTCAATCAAAAAAGGGAGATGGAGGAGCTTCGGCTGCAg GTGATGACTCCAAAACGTCTGGAGTTGCTCAGAACTCAAGTGCAGCAGGAGTTAGAAGCTCCAGTCCGACAACGTTTCAACAAATTGGAAGAG GAGAGAGAAAAGTATCGCTCCGAGTTCAACAAGCTCCGCTACGCCTTCACCATGCTCAATTCTCAATTTGAACACCAAAAGGAGGAACACGTCGGTGTACTGGAAGGCCAGAAGATGCGTTATGAGGTGGAG ATTGCTTATCTGAAGAAAGAGAAGGAGAATCTGGCGGCGCGGTTCAAGAACGTAGATCCGCTGTacgaaaggaagcaagtggagtTTCTGCTCAAGGAGAAAACGCAGCTCACCATGTTGCTGAAAGGTCTTCAGGCGGAGGTGGACGAGCTGCAAGCGAAGAAGGACAACTCGGACCAGCAGGTGGAATGCATCCAGCTTTCTCAGAACAGACAACTTACCGAGTCTCAGGCCATGGTGAAGTCGCTGGAG TCAGAGCGCCAGTGCATGTCGATGCGACTGGAGCGTATGGAGAGCAAACTTCATCTCAGCCTGGAGCAGAACAACCAGCTCACCGGACAACTGCATAAAATTAAAAGAGAAGTGAATTCCCTCACCTGCCAG ATTGAACGCCTGAAGCTGTCACACAAGATCGAGTTGGACAACGCCAAACTGGAATTCAACCGCTCCAAAGGCGAGGTGGAGAGGGAGTGTGATTCGCTGAGAGCCCAGAAGGAAagtaaattgattttttttgtagcttttcATGCTCATGGAAGGACATTTATTTCAGATACTAGTGGCCAATGTTTGAATTGCGTGTCCTCAGGTCTGCAAATAGAGGTGGTGGATTTAAAGGCAATGCTGGAGAGACACAATGAGCTTCTTGTGGCGAAAGAAatggagatggtcagaaaggtgAAGTCTGTCTGTGATGAGGAGATGTACAAGACTACTGCCTTGCTGGAGGAAAA gctGGAGTTGGAGCAACGTGTGTTGGAGTTTGAACAGCAGAAGACGATGCAGGAGATGAACATGCAAACCCAGAAAGACGAATGGCAGGACCACCTTCAGATGGCCCATAAGAGAGAAGAGTCTGTTCGGAAAGAGCTTCAAAGCCTCAG AGCTAAATTAAAGCAGCAAAGTGGTCAtctggaggagctggagagACACAAAGCAGAAGTGAGTGACTTAAAGGAGA AAAACCAGGAACTCTACTCCCACCTGGGGGCGCTGTCACGGTCTGAAGCGGAGCTGATGGAAGCAAATGATCGTCTGAGGGAAAAAGTGGACATCATGAGGGAGAACATCCGTCGCGGGGCAGAAAG GCTGGTGGAGCACAGTAAGGAGCGAGAAGCTAAGCTAGAAGATAAATACACTCAGCTGAAAGACAAACTGCAGAGAGCAGCGTCTGCTGAGAAGAAG GCAATTGTGACCTCCCCAGAAGGTTGA